The Borreliella afzelii DNA segment AATAAAAATGCAAGTTTTTTTATTTTTTCTAATCTCTGATTTTTTGGCTTTGAGACGTTTTAATATACTGTTCATAACTAATCCTTAATTGGCATTTTTTTTAAATTCTTTTGATTGTGAATAACATTCATTAAGTTCTATTTCCTTTAAAATCTCATAATAGTAGTGGTTATTAAATACCTTGCCATACTCTAATTTGTTTTGCTTATCTAAATAATTTTTTAATATTGGTATGAAAATTTTAATCTCTATTTTGTTTTTTAATTGCTCGATAAGTATATTGAAGATATTATTTTTAATATTTGTTTTAGATTTTTTCGTATTTGTATTTATATGTTTAAGATTATTTTTTAACTTTACTACTATCTTCTCTAAGTCACAGTATTTATTTTTTTCTATAATGAAGTGTGGTTTGTTTTTATATTGCTTATATATATCTTTGATTTGTATTTCTAATTGTTTATTGTCATAATTTTCGTTTTCTAAGTCATTCTTTATTTCATTTAGTATTCTTCTTAATTCTTTTTGCTTGTTTTTAAGTTTACTTGCTTTTATTAGCTTAATACTATTGGTTTTTCCATATATGTTTTTCTCAATTAAATTTTCAAACCGTTTTAACATTTTGCATACTTCAATTGTATCTTTTTTTTCTAATCTTAAATTTAAAATAGAGTAGAATATATTTGATTTAAAGTTGCATTTTTTAATATATTTTTCGATTTGTAATTTTTCTGTGGAGGTAATATTTTTTTTCTTTTCTTCCTTCTTATTATATATATTATAATAACACTCCTTTTTTTCTACACTGCTATTTTTAATGCAATTCTTTTTAAAATATGAATTAACACGGATTTTATATTTATTCTTTTTTGAATCTTTAAAATGTTTATTAACTATTCGGTAACACTCTTTTTTAGAGTATTTAAGTTTGTAGTAAACTTCAGTACCCATGTTAATACCTAAATGTCTGTAGTAGTTATTAGTTACTTTAAAAACTGTTCCTAGTTTATAAAGATAGTTTTGAAGTGTTTTAATTTTAATTTCTCTTTGACCATTCCTTTTCATATTACTATTAAAGTAATAAAGGAGATCGCTTTGGGTATATTGTTCAAGGGTTGAGTTTATATAATTTAATGTTGATATTAAAACAATTAATTTGTGCTGGTATTTATTGTTAGGAATTTTTGTATTTTTCATTTTTTACCTCTAGGCTTTTGGTGTATAGATTTTATTAATAATCATATTACATGATTATTAATAATAACTCAAAAAATAATAAAAAGTAAACTTGTTCAACAAAAATGATGAAATTTTTTACTGAAACTCAAAAAGTAAAAAAATGTAGTAGGTATATTGTATGACTATTAGAGTGCAAGAAAAAGACCATCAGCAAAAGCTAACGGTCTTTTTCAAGGTGTTGAAAGTTCAGTAATAAATTACGAACTATCAACACTAATAATTATATACTAGTAATTGTAAAATACAAAGTAGTTTGAAAATTTTTTCATATTTTTTTACTATTCAGCCATTCGAAATGTCATTAGATGTTCTTTTGATTTTAGCATTCTAACTAATTTTTCAGCATCAAGCACATCCCCATTAAAGTTATAATAAAAATTATTTATAACTGTACTGTTTTGGCTTTTTTGTAATTTAGTAATTTCTTCTGCAATGATTTTAGCTTCAAGTTTGCGTA contains these protein-coding regions:
- a CDS encoding plasmid maintenance protein, with translation MKNTKIPNNKYQHKLIVLISTLNYINSTLEQYTQSDLLYYFNSNMKRNGQREIKIKTLQNYLYKLGTVFKVTNNYYRHLGINMGTEVYYKLKYSKKECYRIVNKHFKDSKKNKYKIRVNSYFKKNCIKNSSVEKKECYYNIYNKKEEKKKNITSTEKLQIEKYIKKCNFKSNIFYSILNLRLEKKDTIEVCKMLKRFENLIEKNIYGKTNSIKLIKASKLKNKQKELRRILNEIKNDLENENYDNKQLEIQIKDIYKQYKNKPHFIIEKNKYCDLEKIVVKLKNNLKHINTNTKKSKTNIKNNIFNILIEQLKNKIEIKIFIPILKNYLDKQNKLEYGKVFNNHYYYEILKEIELNECYSQSKEFKKNAN